A genomic region of Catalinimonas niigatensis contains the following coding sequences:
- a CDS encoding PAS domain-containing sensor histidine kinase — MTPFQQFSSYVLAHQLDTIATHYLSRARDTKLGLLSLFEHLSEEQIHEVIEKNFRQLLESIIEGTAYEHAIASITLWAENKFPGIQSNDPGLHDLIQVIGIRKYSFIKVLPEFTQDLEVYTSIILEMNEYYDFYREKVYETYINIQHQKLQEEKDFIELVMDTTTEGISALDTELRVTLWNKALTERSGIKKEDIVGKPLFDFFPKNKTVLEMEAIEKAQKGEKVYLQDIPIKARQGFYDMHVVPLKDASGRIAGSLSLSRDVTERKLLIDKMQETNEELQSTNTHLEEKIQELRQTQNALEESHNFIKSVTDTSPDFITVYNLKERKNIYANRQVAGFLGYEEEEAREGGFTFLSTIMHPDDIPVIKTFIQEYLIYEGDTPRELEYRVKSAQGDYRWIRASYNVFRRDENGFPIEVVSISKDITLVKRQEQQLQSSNEELEAALEELKSAEEQLLEANAELENRVQERTKELVASEEELRQLLDKSVELNDALADKEQQMRLITDALPVLISYVDVNETYVFVNEAYTRWFKKSKEEIIGSKSKDILGEQAYQEIKGVVKKVLSGEEISYEGRMTYQTAGTKDVISTFIPHQVNGTVVGFFALVTDISSLKQVQEEILHKNAELTRINTDLDNFIYTASHDLKSPIVNLEGIILALSDTIMEKLDDTELKLFKMMGLSIEKLKDTISYLGDVTRISKNLEDKKEMISIAQVMTDVKGDISHLIEEMQPAFEEEYHIEQIKFSRANFKSIVYNLVSNAVKYRSFDRPLKVSIKSYVQDQYVVLAVQDNGLGLSSSQQLKLFKMFRRLHTHVEGTGIGLYIVKRIIENSGGRIEVQSKEKEGSTFFVYFPKNE; from the coding sequence ATGACTCCTTTTCAGCAATTCTCCTCCTATGTTTTGGCTCATCAGCTCGATACAATAGCTACCCATTATCTTTCAAGAGCCAGAGATACTAAACTTGGTTTGCTCTCATTGTTTGAGCATCTATCAGAAGAGCAAATACATGAAGTAATTGAGAAAAACTTCAGACAGCTGCTGGAAAGTATCATTGAAGGAACTGCCTATGAACATGCCATAGCATCTATAACACTCTGGGCAGAAAACAAATTTCCAGGTATCCAAAGTAATGATCCAGGATTACATGATCTGATTCAGGTAATTGGTATCCGAAAATACAGCTTTATTAAAGTTTTACCTGAGTTTACCCAGGACCTTGAAGTGTATACATCCATTATTCTGGAGATGAATGAATACTACGACTTCTACCGGGAAAAAGTCTATGAGACCTATATCAATATACAGCATCAGAAATTACAGGAAGAAAAAGATTTTATTGAGCTGGTAATGGATACCACTACAGAAGGTATATCAGCTTTAGATACTGAACTGAGGGTAACTTTATGGAACAAAGCCCTGACCGAACGATCAGGGATAAAGAAAGAAGATATCGTCGGTAAACCCTTATTTGATTTTTTCCCGAAAAATAAAACAGTTCTGGAAATGGAAGCTATTGAAAAAGCTCAGAAAGGTGAAAAGGTTTATCTCCAGGATATTCCGATTAAGGCAAGGCAAGGTTTTTACGACATGCATGTCGTTCCTCTTAAAGATGCATCAGGCCGAATTGCAGGTAGTTTAAGTTTATCCAGAGATGTAACGGAGAGAAAGCTTTTGATAGATAAAATGCAGGAAACGAATGAAGAACTTCAATCTACCAACACGCACCTTGAAGAGAAAATTCAGGAACTCAGACAAACGCAAAATGCGCTTGAAGAAAGTCACAATTTTATTAAAAGTGTTACTGATACCTCTCCTGACTTCATTACTGTATATAATTTAAAAGAAAGAAAAAATATTTATGCTAATCGTCAGGTAGCAGGTTTTCTAGGGTATGAAGAAGAAGAAGCGCGTGAAGGAGGATTTACATTTCTCAGCACAATTATGCATCCCGATGATATTCCTGTGATTAAAACTTTTATCCAGGAATATTTAATCTATGAAGGTGATACTCCAAGAGAACTGGAGTACAGAGTAAAATCAGCTCAGGGAGATTATCGTTGGATCAGAGCCAGCTATAATGTATTTCGCCGTGATGAAAATGGTTTTCCAATAGAAGTAGTAAGTATATCCAAGGATATTACCCTTGTAAAGCGACAGGAACAGCAACTACAAAGTTCTAATGAAGAACTGGAAGCAGCATTGGAAGAGCTAAAAAGTGCTGAAGAGCAGTTGCTTGAAGCCAATGCTGAACTTGAAAACAGAGTACAGGAACGTACCAAAGAATTGGTGGCCAGTGAAGAGGAATTAAGACAACTACTGGATAAAAGTGTAGAACTCAATGATGCGCTGGCAGACAAAGAACAACAGATGCGTCTGATTACTGATGCACTACCCGTATTAATTTCATATGTGGATGTCAACGAAACTTACGTTTTCGTGAATGAAGCCTATACGCGTTGGTTTAAAAAAAGCAAAGAAGAAATTATTGGCAGTAAATCAAAAGATATACTGGGAGAGCAAGCCTACCAGGAAATTAAAGGAGTGGTAAAAAAAGTACTTTCTGGCGAAGAGATTAGCTATGAGGGTCGGATGACTTATCAAACCGCAGGCACCAAGGATGTAATATCTACCTTTATTCCTCATCAGGTAAATGGTACTGTCGTTGGTTTTTTTGCATTGGTTACTGACATATCATCTTTGAAGCAAGTCCAGGAAGAAATATTACACAAAAACGCAGAACTCACCAGAATCAACACTGATCTGGATAACTTCATTTACACAGCATCTCATGACTTAAAGTCTCCTATTGTTAATCTGGAAGGCATTATTTTGGCACTCAGCGATACGATCATGGAAAAGCTGGACGATACAGAGCTAAAGCTCTTTAAAATGATGGGGCTTTCCATTGAAAAACTTAAGGATACGATTAGCTATTTGGGTGATGTAACCAGAATTTCCAAAAATCTGGAAGATAAGAAAGAAATGATTTCCATCGCTCAGGTCATGACAGATGTTAAAGGTGATATCTCTCATCTGATAGAAGAAATGCAGCCTGCTTTTGAAGAAGAATATCATATTGAACAGATTAAGTTCTCACGTGCCAATTTCAAAAGTATTGTCTATAATCTGGTTTCCAATGCCGTAAAGTATCGTTCGTTTGACAGACCATTAAAAGTAAGCATTAAGTCTTATGTTCAGGATCAATATGTGGTGTTGGCGGTGCAGGACAATGGCTTAGGTTTATCCTCCAGCCAGCAACTTAAGCTATTTAAAATGTTTCGCAGGCTGCATACTCACGTAGAGGGTACAGGTATCGGCTTATATATTGTGAAAAGAATTATTGAGAATTCGGGAGGAAGAATTGAGGTGCAAAGTAAGGAAAAAGAAGGAAGCACATTCTTTGTCTATTTCCCAAAAAACGAGTAA
- a CDS encoding mandelate racemase/muconate lactonizing enzyme family protein has product MQRRNFLKTTFLSSAALSAFPLFKSESASVTQQTDAAVFTTSKMKITKIRYYSAPGYNKPLFNQARGIVEVETDGGIIGIGEGGSRDMIEQCAQMLIGEDPFRIEHLWQYVYRGMFYPPGREKLHALGAIEMALWDIKGKALGVPVYDLLGGSTREYVECYATGFRPSNAKTEEERARDCIEAGFRAYRIGPTGGNGEERFDFYEHANKTIDHCKRIDEAVGGSGNWAIDLHTRFDTTEAIKICKALENLEPYFVEDIIRSENPGVYQTIRQMTNVPIAVGEQFGDRWDINELIEKHLIDYTRVTLPNTGGISEFKKIAAMCETHYLGIIPHFTGPLSTAALVHVLGSSSPTRCMIELAGGEPEKPAYFNEDFLDFRNGKIYLNPNPGLGIQFDPEKADFVMEVTTKTTFPHPILTSPDGSIHNW; this is encoded by the coding sequence ATGCAAAGAAGAAACTTCCTGAAAACTACTTTTCTCAGTTCCGCTGCACTCAGTGCTTTCCCACTTTTCAAGTCCGAATCAGCTTCAGTTACACAACAAACTGATGCGGCAGTATTTACAACTTCCAAAATGAAGATCACCAAAATCAGGTATTACAGTGCTCCCGGCTACAACAAGCCGCTCTTTAACCAGGCCAGAGGGATAGTAGAAGTGGAAACTGATGGAGGAATTATAGGTATTGGAGAGGGCGGCTCCAGGGATATGATTGAGCAGTGTGCCCAGATGCTGATTGGAGAAGATCCCTTTCGAATTGAGCATCTCTGGCAGTATGTATATCGCGGTATGTTTTATCCTCCGGGCAGAGAAAAACTACATGCTTTGGGAGCGATTGAAATGGCGCTTTGGGACATTAAAGGCAAAGCACTGGGAGTACCCGTTTATGATTTGCTTGGGGGCTCAACCCGTGAATATGTGGAATGTTATGCCACCGGATTCAGGCCTTCCAATGCTAAAACAGAAGAAGAAAGAGCTAGAGATTGTATAGAAGCTGGTTTCAGAGCATATAGGATTGGGCCTACCGGAGGAAATGGTGAGGAAAGATTTGATTTTTATGAGCATGCAAATAAAACCATTGATCATTGTAAAAGAATTGATGAAGCTGTAGGTGGAAGTGGAAACTGGGCCATTGATCTGCATACACGTTTTGATACAACCGAAGCCATTAAAATTTGCAAAGCTCTGGAGAATCTGGAGCCTTATTTTGTAGAAGATATTATCAGGTCAGAAAACCCTGGCGTTTATCAGACGATCAGGCAGATGACTAACGTGCCCATAGCGGTGGGTGAACAATTTGGCGATCGGTGGGACATCAATGAATTGATAGAAAAACACCTTATAGATTATACGCGGGTCACCTTACCCAATACCGGAGGTATTTCTGAGTTTAAGAAAATCGCGGCAATGTGTGAAACGCATTATTTGGGGATCATTCCACACTTTACCGGTCCTTTGTCTACCGCAGCCCTGGTGCATGTGTTAGGCTCCAGCAGTCCTACCCGCTGTATGATTGAACTGGCAGGAGGTGAGCCTGAAAAACCTGCCTATTTTAATGAAGACTTTCTGGACTTTAGGAATGGTAAAATATACCTGAATCCCAATCCCGGCCTAGGTATACAATTTGATCCGGAGAAAGCTGATTTTGTTATGGAAGTGACGACCAAGACCACATTTCCACATCCTATCCTGACCAGTCCGGATGGTTCTATACATAATTGGTGA
- a CDS encoding monovalent cation:proton antiporter family protein, with translation MEIPLLTEITIILGASVLVIYLFQKLNLPTILGYLMTGIIAGPHMLALISASHEVEVLAEIGVILLLFIIGMEFSLKSLAAIKNSVLIGGSVQVGLTILLTALIAFWVGFEMNSAIFLGFVFSLSSTAIVLKLLQERNEVNSPHGKIALAILIFQDIIVVPMMLLTPILSGQEGDIWIILLELLLKAAIVIVVVLFGARYLIPILLHEVAKTKSRELFILFVVVICFAVAWATSSIGLSLALGAFLAGLVISESDYSYQATGFIIPFREIFTSFFFVSIGMLMDVSFLIEHLFIILGILVLVILFKAMIAGLAAVLLKYPLRTGILTGLSLFQIGEFAFILSKVGMDNNLLTENTYQYFLAVSILSMAITPFVIQHSEAVTRLFSKTGLSDKMPVLGGNKESPEGDQLIENLKDHTIIIGYGVNGRNVARAAKFANIPYVIIEMNADTVKHERAKGEPILFGDATNHFILEHVKVYSARVAIIAISDPPATKAVVTSIRSICPTVHVIVRTRFMHEMSDQLRLGASEVIPEEFETSVEIFTRLLHKYLIPQDEIENFVQSIRSDNYEMLRPHEISHKRITKVTIPNLNISTLRVQNSNKDIVGKTINESRIRSKYGVNILAIQRDEDYLSHIEADTEIKQLDILFLAGKPEDISRFHEVIKV, from the coding sequence ATGGAAATACCTTTACTCACTGAGATTACCATTATTTTAGGGGCTTCTGTTTTGGTCATTTATCTTTTTCAAAAGCTCAACCTGCCTACCATATTAGGGTATCTCATGACGGGGATCATAGCCGGACCTCACATGCTGGCTTTAATTTCAGCATCTCATGAAGTAGAAGTGCTGGCGGAAATTGGAGTTATTTTGCTGTTGTTTATCATTGGAATGGAATTTTCTTTGAAAAGTCTGGCAGCGATAAAAAACAGTGTACTAATTGGAGGGTCAGTGCAGGTGGGTTTAACAATATTGCTCACAGCACTTATTGCGTTCTGGGTGGGCTTTGAGATGAATAGTGCCATTTTTTTGGGATTTGTCTTCTCTTTGAGCAGCACGGCCATTGTACTCAAGCTACTACAAGAAAGAAACGAGGTCAACAGTCCTCATGGTAAAATTGCACTGGCCATTCTTATTTTTCAGGACATCATTGTGGTACCCATGATGCTGCTGACGCCCATCTTATCCGGGCAGGAAGGCGATATCTGGATTATCTTACTGGAACTTCTGCTAAAGGCAGCCATTGTAATTGTTGTGGTATTATTTGGGGCGCGCTATCTCATTCCCATTTTGTTACATGAAGTAGCTAAAACCAAAAGTCGTGAGTTGTTTATTTTATTTGTGGTGGTCATCTGTTTTGCTGTAGCCTGGGCTACCTCCAGTATTGGGCTGTCTTTAGCTTTAGGAGCTTTCCTGGCAGGCCTGGTGATCTCTGAATCAGATTACAGCTATCAGGCTACTGGTTTTATCATTCCTTTTCGGGAGATTTTTACCAGTTTCTTCTTTGTATCTATTGGCATGTTGATGGATGTTTCTTTCCTGATTGAACATTTGTTCATAATTTTAGGGATTTTAGTACTTGTCATTCTCTTTAAAGCAATGATAGCCGGATTGGCAGCAGTATTGTTAAAGTACCCGCTAAGAACGGGTATACTTACTGGCTTGAGCCTCTTTCAGATAGGAGAATTTGCTTTTATCCTTTCTAAAGTAGGGATGGATAATAACCTTCTTACAGAAAATACCTATCAGTACTTTCTGGCTGTTTCTATACTTTCAATGGCCATAACACCCTTCGTCATTCAACATTCTGAAGCGGTGACGAGGCTTTTTTCTAAAACTGGTTTATCTGATAAGATGCCTGTATTGGGCGGTAATAAAGAAAGCCCAGAAGGGGATCAGCTTATTGAAAACCTAAAAGATCATACGATTATTATTGGTTATGGTGTGAATGGTAGAAACGTAGCACGGGCAGCAAAATTTGCTAATATTCCCTACGTAATTATTGAAATGAATGCAGATACAGTAAAACATGAAAGAGCAAAGGGCGAACCTATTCTTTTTGGTGATGCAACGAATCATTTCATTCTAGAACATGTAAAAGTATATAGTGCCAGAGTAGCCATCATTGCCATTTCCGATCCTCCGGCCACCAAAGCAGTAGTGACCAGCATCCGCTCTATTTGTCCTACGGTACATGTCATTGTCAGAACACGGTTTATGCATGAAATGAGTGATCAATTACGTCTTGGGGCCAGCGAAGTAATTCCTGAGGAGTTTGAAACCTCAGTAGAAATCTTTACAAGATTATTGCATAAATACCTGATTCCACAGGATGAGATTGAAAACTTTGTACAAAGTATACGATCGGACAATTATGAAATGCTCAGGCCGCATGAGATTTCTCATAAGAGAATCACCAAAGTAACCATTCCTAATCTTAATATTTCCACCCTCAGGGTGCAGAATAGCAACAAGGATATAGTAGGAAAAACCATTAATGAGTCAAGAATTCGTTCAAAATATGGGGTAAATATTCTGGCCATACAAAGAGATGAGGATTACCTTTCGCATATTGAAGCAGATACAGAAATTAAACAACTTGATATCCTTTTTTTGGCGGGTAAACCGGAAGATATTTCCCGATTTCATGAGGTAATCAAGGTATGA
- a CDS encoding phosphogluconate dehydrogenase C-terminal domain-containing protein yields MKKVVLIGAGGKMGWRTTANLRNDSAYDMYYLEVSPEGIKRLKEIDIEVTQAQEILPHADIVILAIPDVAIRKVAVEIVPQIKAGAMVVTLDPAAPCAGHLPQREDITYFAAHPSHPSVFNWEPNEKAHFDYFGGIAARQSIVCALIQGPEEDYEVGKKLASSMYAPVTKAHRVTIEQMGILEPALSETFAAAVITVMKEAVDTVVAKGVPKEAAYDFFLGHVNIELALLFGQLPGGQFSDAAYKAIEIGKPLIFKENWKDIFEWDNVMKQIKAIT; encoded by the coding sequence ATGAAAAAAGTAGTTTTAATAGGCGCAGGAGGCAAAATGGGATGGCGGACCACGGCCAATCTTCGTAACGACTCAGCATATGATATGTACTATCTGGAGGTTAGTCCTGAGGGTATCAAAAGGCTTAAAGAAATAGACATTGAAGTTACCCAAGCCCAAGAAATACTACCTCATGCTGACATTGTTATTCTCGCCATTCCTGATGTGGCCATCCGCAAGGTAGCCGTGGAAATTGTACCACAAATAAAAGCGGGTGCAATGGTGGTGACGCTGGACCCTGCGGCACCCTGTGCAGGCCATTTGCCTCAGCGGGAAGATATTACGTATTTTGCTGCTCACCCTTCTCATCCGTCAGTATTCAACTGGGAACCCAACGAAAAAGCTCATTTTGATTATTTCGGAGGCATCGCTGCCCGGCAATCCATTGTTTGTGCCCTCATACAAGGTCCTGAAGAAGATTATGAAGTAGGAAAGAAGCTTGCCAGCAGCATGTACGCTCCCGTGACCAAAGCCCATAGGGTAACCATAGAGCAGATGGGGATACTGGAACCCGCACTTTCAGAAACCTTCGCTGCAGCCGTGATTACCGTTATGAAAGAAGCCGTAGATACGGTAGTAGCCAAAGGAGTGCCTAAAGAAGCAGCTTACGACTTTTTTCTCGGGCATGTCAATATTGAACTTGCTTTGCTTTTTGGTCAATTGCCTGGAGGACAATTTTCGGATGCAGCTTATAAAGCCATTGAGATCGGAAAACCTCTGATATTCAAAGAAAACTGGAAAGATATTTTTGAATGGGACAATGTGATGAAACAGATTAAAGCGATTACATAG
- a CDS encoding four-carbon acid sugar kinase family protein, producing the protein MSNQPNLAPMLLSYYGDDFTGSSDVMEALALNGIPTALFLKPPTIEELESFELKNKVSGEQTHLQAFGVAGISRSLTPGEMDRELPYIFSRISKIPTQFFHYKVCSTFDSSPGIGSIGHAVDIAYHYFPSDYIPMLIGAPSLNRYCIFGNLFARVEDTTYRLDRHPTMSKHPVTPMGESDLRLHLARQTSRKVYLMDLFSLGLGEEERQQKFENLLSEKGNLVLFDTYDEKHLQNIGCLIYNNRLHSSQLLVGSSGIEYALCHAWQDKGDLQKPPDPPSPGKSDQLIVVGGSCAPPTQAQLEWAIQKGFADIRLDAVKLVIPNESEDEVIRVKSLMLNALEEGKSLVMYTALGPDDPSIKATAERMKACGREDIPSSAILAGTQGRLVKEVLEITGKKRLVVAGGDTSGYVSRALGIYALETLMPIAPGAPLCTAHSHNPQFDGLEICLKGGQNGKANFFESILYGKDISTSF; encoded by the coding sequence ATGAGTAATCAGCCGAATCTAGCGCCAATGTTATTGAGCTATTACGGAGACGACTTTACCGGTTCTTCCGATGTGATGGAAGCCCTAGCGCTAAACGGCATACCTACTGCGCTTTTTCTTAAGCCACCGACAATTGAAGAATTAGAATCATTTGAGCTCAAAAATAAGGTCAGTGGAGAACAAACACATTTGCAGGCCTTTGGAGTAGCCGGAATCAGCCGTAGCCTAACCCCAGGTGAAATGGACCGGGAACTTCCCTACATTTTCTCCCGGATCAGTAAAATTCCTACGCAGTTTTTCCATTACAAAGTCTGTTCTACCTTTGATTCATCACCCGGTATCGGCAGTATTGGCCATGCAGTTGACATCGCCTATCACTATTTTCCTTCGGACTATATTCCTATGCTGATAGGCGCTCCATCGCTCAACCGCTATTGTATCTTCGGCAATTTATTCGCTCGGGTAGAGGACACAACGTATAGGCTGGACCGACATCCTACCATGTCAAAACATCCGGTCACCCCCATGGGGGAAAGTGACTTAAGGCTGCATCTTGCCAGGCAAACTTCCCGCAAAGTGTATCTGATGGATCTCTTTTCCTTAGGATTAGGAGAGGAAGAGCGTCAACAAAAATTTGAAAACTTACTTTCGGAAAAAGGAAATTTAGTTCTTTTTGATACTTATGATGAAAAACACCTTCAGAATATAGGGTGTTTAATTTATAACAACAGGCTTCATTCCAGTCAGTTATTGGTAGGCTCTTCGGGTATTGAATATGCGCTCTGCCATGCATGGCAGGATAAAGGTGATTTGCAAAAACCGCCAGATCCACCTTCTCCCGGTAAATCAGATCAGCTGATTGTAGTTGGTGGGAGTTGTGCCCCACCCACACAAGCGCAACTGGAATGGGCCATTCAAAAAGGCTTCGCTGATATCCGTCTGGATGCTGTCAAATTGGTCATCCCCAATGAATCAGAAGATGAAGTGATAAGAGTTAAATCGCTAATGCTTAATGCTTTAGAAGAAGGAAAGAGCCTGGTGATGTATACAGCACTTGGACCGGATGATCCCAGTATCAAGGCGACTGCGGAGCGGATGAAGGCATGTGGACGAGAGGATATCCCATCCAGTGCTATCCTGGCAGGAACACAAGGGCGCCTAGTCAAAGAAGTGTTGGAAATTACTGGTAAAAAACGTCTGGTAGTGGCTGGAGGCGATACTTCAGGTTATGTATCCCGGGCACTGGGCATTTATGCACTGGAAACGCTGATGCCCATTGCTCCTGGTGCGCCCCTTTGTACTGCTCACTCTCATAACCCTCAATTTGATGGCCTTGAAATCTGCCTGAAAGGTGGTCAGAATGGAAAAGCGAATTTTTTTGAATCTATTTTATACGGAAAAGATATCAGCACATCATTTTAA
- a CDS encoding ribulose-bisphosphate carboxylase large subunit family protein — protein sequence MAYRPIKAKYLIETAYPLEQAAEIMAGEQSSGTFVKTPGETRELKEKHGAGIASMEEIEERLVPALPGTQVPKGISNPVYKRAYVELAWPLENVGLNLSNLMATVAGNLFELSPFSALKLLDITVPDAFNEKYPGPQFGIKETRRLCDVYERPIIGTIIKPSVGLSPQQTAQQVHTLIEAGLDFVKDDELMGDSPHSPFTERVDAVMDVINRYAQRNGKKPMFAFNLSGDVDDMLFRHDYVLQKGGSCVMISLNWVGISGVNKLAQHTQLPIHGHRNGWGLYSRSEDIGIAFKAYHKIFSMAGVDHLHTNGIRNKFCESDESVLTSIRACLNPDGGGYPVMPVISSGQWAEQAFDTYRQIQSTDLMYLCGGGITGHPGGMAAGVRSIQLAWEGAVQGKTIHNLQAQHPEIDQAIALYGK from the coding sequence ATGGCGTACAGACCTATCAAAGCAAAATATCTCATAGAAACTGCTTATCCCCTTGAGCAAGCGGCTGAGATCATGGCGGGCGAGCAGTCTTCGGGTACTTTTGTCAAAACACCGGGAGAAACCCGGGAACTGAAGGAAAAGCATGGGGCAGGCATAGCATCAATGGAAGAGATAGAAGAGCGTTTGGTGCCTGCACTTCCCGGTACCCAAGTACCCAAAGGGATAAGTAATCCTGTTTATAAGCGGGCTTATGTAGAATTGGCCTGGCCTCTGGAAAATGTAGGTCTGAACCTGTCCAACCTGATGGCTACAGTGGCAGGCAATCTGTTTGAGCTTTCTCCTTTCTCTGCGCTTAAATTACTGGATATCACGGTTCCGGATGCGTTTAATGAGAAATATCCCGGACCACAGTTTGGCATAAAAGAGACCCGAAGGCTTTGTGATGTCTATGAACGTCCGATCATAGGCACCATCATTAAACCCAGCGTGGGACTTTCTCCGCAACAAACGGCACAGCAGGTACATACCCTGATAGAAGCGGGACTGGATTTTGTCAAAGACGATGAGCTGATGGGTGACTCACCTCATTCTCCTTTTACGGAGCGGGTAGATGCTGTCATGGATGTGATCAACCGCTATGCCCAACGAAACGGCAAAAAACCTATGTTTGCCTTCAACCTCAGCGGAGATGTAGATGACATGCTGTTTCGGCATGATTATGTGCTGCAAAAAGGCGGCAGCTGTGTGATGATCAGCCTCAATTGGGTAGGCATCAGCGGAGTCAATAAGTTGGCGCAACATACTCAATTGCCTATCCACGGGCATCGCAACGGCTGGGGACTGTATTCCCGCTCTGAAGATATCGGCATTGCCTTTAAGGCTTACCACAAAATTTTTAGCATGGCGGGAGTGGATCATCTGCATACCAATGGTATTCGTAACAAATTTTGTGAGTCAGACGAGTCAGTACTGACTTCCATTCGGGCCTGCCTGAATCCCGATGGTGGTGGTTATCCTGTGATGCCAGTAATTTCTTCGGGTCAATGGGCGGAGCAGGCTTTTGATACCTATCGGCAAATACAAAGCACTGATCTGATGTATCTTTGTGGAGGAGGGATTACCGGTCATCCGGGCGGTATGGCCGCTGGCGTTAGAAGCATCCAATTGGCCTGGGAAGGCGCGGTGCAAGGAAAAACCATTCATAATTTGCAAGCACAACATCCTGAAATTGATCAGGCGATCGCATTGTATGGCAAGTAA
- a CDS encoding Gfo/Idh/MocA family protein gives MNRTLRFAVIGCGFWAQYQIAAWKELEAAELVAVCDLDEEKALRTAEKFGAARHYTNAQELFEKEKLDFVDIITTVEAHAVFVIMAAKFGVSAICQKPLGPDLKTAREMVEACKQAGVSLFVHENFRWQAPIRQVREVLDSGKIGEVFKGRVTFCSAFPVYDNQPVLAELDKFILADIGSHVLDIARFLMGEVDNLRCLTRRVNPRIKGEDVANVLMEMKSGAHCFVEMSYASLLEREAFPETLLLIEGSKGSLRLDCDFQLSITSPKEIEKRKVSPEMYHWVNPDYALVQSCMVDLNRDFLQALQEGRQAEITGEDNYRTMQLVYASYASAESGQVVKIEAVTF, from the coding sequence ATGAATAGAACACTCAGATTTGCGGTCATCGGATGCGGCTTTTGGGCTCAGTATCAGATAGCGGCCTGGAAGGAACTGGAAGCGGCAGAACTGGTGGCAGTCTGCGATCTGGACGAAGAAAAAGCATTAAGAACAGCCGAGAAGTTTGGAGCAGCACGTCATTATACGAATGCACAAGAGCTTTTTGAGAAAGAAAAGCTGGACTTTGTAGACATCATCACTACTGTTGAGGCACATGCAGTATTTGTCATCATGGCCGCTAAATTTGGTGTTTCAGCCATTTGCCAAAAACCCCTCGGTCCTGATCTGAAAACTGCCAGAGAAATGGTAGAAGCGTGTAAGCAGGCAGGGGTGTCGCTTTTTGTCCACGAAAATTTTCGCTGGCAGGCCCCCATCCGACAGGTAAGAGAGGTGCTGGATTCAGGAAAAATCGGAGAAGTATTCAAAGGCCGAGTGACTTTCTGTTCCGCTTTTCCAGTCTATGACAACCAGCCTGTACTGGCGGAATTAGATAAATTTATCCTTGCCGACATCGGCTCGCATGTGCTGGACATCGCCCGCTTTCTGATGGGAGAAGTGGACAACCTGCGCTGCCTCACCAGGAGAGTTAATCCAAGAATTAAAGGAGAAGATGTAGCCAACGTACTGATGGAGATGAAAAGTGGAGCCCATTGCTTTGTAGAAATGTCCTACGCTTCTTTATTGGAAAGAGAAGCTTTTCCTGAAACGCTGCTACTCATTGAGGGGAGCAAGGGGTCATTGAGACTGGATTGTGATTTTCAACTGAGCATCACCAGCCCCAAAGAGATTGAGAAAAGGAAAGTAAGTCCTGAAATGTATCATTGGGTTAACCCGGATTATGCTTTGGTACAGTCCTGCATGGTAGACCTGAATCGGGATTTTCTGCAAGCCTTGCAGGAAGGCAGGCAAGCAGAGATTACCGGCGAAGATAATTACCGCACCATGCAACTGGTCTATGCCAGTTATGCCTCTGCTGAAAGTGGACAGGTGGTCAAAATTGAAGCCGTAACCTTTTGA